One Desulfocurvus vexinensis DSM 17965 genomic window, TGAAGGCGCCCTCGCTGAAGGTCGCGCCCTTCTCGTTGGCCTTGGCCATGAGGAAGGTCGTCAGGTCGCGGATGTTCTCCGCCGTGGCCGGGCCGTGGACGGTGCCGTTGCGGATGCCGTCCCACAGCCGGTAGCCGCTTTCCACGCGCTCCTGGAGCACGCGCGGCATGTCGCGCACGGCCTGGTCGCGCTGGTCCTGCGGCAGGGCCTCGATCTCGTGCTCGACCATCTTGCCGTCCACCTGGGCCAGGTGGCCGTCGGGCGGCATGCTCAGGCCGACGCTCTTGGGCATGAGCGAGCGCGGGGGCGCCGTGCTCTCCCACTGGTCCAGGGCCTGGTTCAGGGCCTGCTGGGAGGTGTTGACCATGGGGCCCAGGCTGCCCAGGGGCGCTTGGCCGACAACCTGGCGGCCCTGCTGCTGGAGGACGCCGACGCGCTCGGGGGTGATGCCGCCCTGGACGGTGGTCCCGGACTGGACGCCCTGGTCCAGGCCCTGGGTGGGCCCGGTGCCGAGGAGCGGGACGTTGAGGGTGGTTTCAAAGCCCATGAGAATTCCCCTTGGCGCGTGGCGGCGCCGTTGCGATCAGATGCGGATCATGCCCGGGGCGGGTGCGTTCGGGGCCGGGGCCGCCGGGCCGCTGGAGGCGGCCTTGACCTTGGCCCGCCAGTAGCGCGCCGCGCCCACCAGGGCGGCCAGGGGCTCCTCGATCCAGGCGGGTTCGTCCACGGGCAGGGGGAAGTGCTGGTGCAGGGCCACCAGGTTCTCCTGGGCGTCGATGCCCAGGGTCCCGCCGCCGGTGTAGGCGCCCATGTAGTTGCCGCACAGCATCTCGTGCAGCAGGGGCGCGTCGGTCTCGTGCACCCGGCCCAGGTAGAGGGTGACCACCAGCTCGTGGTCGGGCTCCACCAGGCAGAACAGGCAGGCGATGTCGCCGTCCACGGTCATGGCGGCCACGCCGTTGGCGTCGAAGGCCAGGCCCTGGCCGCCCACGGCGGTGTTGACGTAGTC contains:
- a CDS encoding type III secretion system chaperone, whose product is MDIAKNAQAILDYVNTAVGGQGLAFDANGVAAMTVDGDIACLFCLVEPDHELVVTLYLGRVHETDAPLLHEMLCGNYMGAYTGGGTLGIDAQENLVALHQHFPLPVDEPAWIEEPLAALVGAARYWRAKVKAASSGPAAPAPNAPAPGMIRI